A genome region from Gouania willdenowi chromosome 9, fGouWil2.1, whole genome shotgun sequence includes the following:
- the enkd1 gene encoding enkurin domain-containing protein 1 produces MCEGPSSISGPIPPDPSLFPQYYKRPFSARGRIEGNQDSTLALLSGPVAPDATLYPGCYSARTPSPHPRIGYNAAHILERGRRGVVGDLLKLDGVSVTPVPKQKHRVPDFAKENVRRLREIQRRCKEQEAERAQARPVPVKALWTSSKYQNTPSRVVAQLQVANSTVKPECQNFLKGHSHGSPSRQSSKPAPLALQRRLSCSSVQDKELQLQVHGHSVNFIKHNARAAGKTVLCRSQSLTNLRDKPVPSAVKGQVPKYIEERKEQWRKEAEERKRNTPDPTVPPGHTLMPESEREETLKSLKETHRSLVAEMLSLPLKADSLSIRSRRAQLDCRLSEIEEAIKIFSRDKVYIKIDS; encoded by the exons ATGTGTGAGGGACCTTCATCAATATCGGGGCCGATCCCTCCAGACCCTTCTCTGTTTCCTCAGTATTACAAACGACCTTTCTCAG CCCGTGGGCGAATAGAAGGAAATCAGGACTCGACATTAGCACTGCTCTCAGGGCCAGTAGCTCCAGATGCGACCCTGTATCCAGGCTGCTACAGCGCTCGGACTCCATCACCTCACCCTCGGATCGGTTATAATGCTGCTCATATTCTTGAACGAGGACGCAGAGGGGTTGTGGGGGACCTTCTCAAACTCGATGGTGTCTCAGTGACCCCTGTCCCAAAACAGA AGCACCGCGTGCCTGACTTTGCTAAAGAGAATGTACGTCGTCTTCGAGAGATCCAGAGACGCTGCAAGGAGCAGGAGGCGGAGAGAGCACAGGCCCGTCCTGTTCCAGTCAAAGCTCTTTGGACTTCCTCAAAATACCAGAACACCCCATCCAGGGTGGTGGCTCAGCTGCAG GTGGCCAATTCTACGGTTAAACCAGAATGTCAAAACTTTCTGAAAGGACATTCTCATGGATCTCCATCGAGACAATCATCCAAACCTGCACCTTTAGCTCTGCAACGACGTCTGTCTTGCAGCTCTGTGCAAGACAAGGAGTTACAG TTACAGGTTCACGGCCACAGTGTGAACTTCATAAAGCACAACGCACgagctgcaggaaaaaccgttCTTTGTCGGTCACAGTCGCTAACAAACCTCCGAGATAAGCCAGTCCCCAGTGCAGTCAAAGGACAGGTGCCGAAGTA CATTGAGGAGAGGAAAGAGCAGTGGCGCAAAGAGGCAGAGGAACGGAAAAGAAACACACCTGATCCAACCGTCCCACCTGGTCACACGCTGATGCccgagagtgagagagaggagacGCTGAAGTCCCTGAAAGAGA CTCATCGTTCCCTGGTGGCAGAGATGCTCTCACTCCCTCTCAAAGCTGACAGCCTCAGTATTCGCTCACGTCGTGCTCAGCTTGACTGTAGGCTTTCTGAAATAGAGGAGGCCATCAAGATATTCTCCAGGGACAAAGtttatataaaaatagattCCTGA